A portion of the Juglans microcarpa x Juglans regia isolate MS1-56 chromosome 1D, Jm3101_v1.0, whole genome shotgun sequence genome contains these proteins:
- the LOC121246017 gene encoding uncharacterized protein LOC121246017 — translation MYEKFLIHHYPNFSSNEGPLRAVKWIVDLKRTYKICGCTEDQKVLYVGYLFQGEAGIWWDVLRHLLVRELGSLVALSWERFKEVFDNGFFLDSVKQLKAQEFATLTQGSLTIEQYAANFMVLGRFAPHLFSTQRMQAQKFQAGLEPKIRSQVACLRIENYQELVNMAVIAEIE, via the coding sequence ATgtatgagaagttcttgatccATCATTACCCGAATTTTTCTAGTAATGAAGGGCCACTAAGAGCCGTGAAATGGATTGTGGATCTCAAAAGGACCTACAAGATTTGTGGATGTACTGAGGACCAGAAGGTTCTATATGTTGGATACCTATTCcaaggagaagctggaataTGGTGGGATGTGCTAAGGCATCTTCTAGTCAGGGAACTAGGAAGTTTGGTTGCACTAtcatgggagagatttaaggaagtATTTGACAACGGATTCTTCCTAGATTCTGTCAAACAGCTAAAGGCGCAGGAGTTTGCAACTTTAACTCAAGGCAGTTTGACCATAGAACAATACGCCGCTAATTTTATGGTGTTAGGAAGGTTTGCACCACACTTGTTTTCTACTCAAAGGATGCAAGCACAAAAGTTTCAAGCAGGACTTGAGCCAAAGATCCGTAGCCAAGTAGCTTGTCTAAGAATAGAGAATTACCAAGAGTTAGTAAACATGGCTGTGATAGCAGAGATAGAGTAG